The following are encoded in a window of Plectropomus leopardus isolate mb chromosome 23, YSFRI_Pleo_2.0, whole genome shotgun sequence genomic DNA:
- the tnk1 gene encoding non-receptor tyrosine-protein kinase TNK1, with translation MLMDQDTQWLYQLLAEVQLEKFYLRVRDGLNITRSEHFNYVKESDLEQIGISKPAQRRLWEALKRYKTNSRGRPWMPKVSGGRGPDGGEQLSGGAVAQAQDGVSRALPCLIQDSELVLGEKLGSGSFGVVKKGEWHTSTGKVLPVAVKSLRSSMSKQTDTLKDFLQEVTTMQSLDHPNIIRLYGVVLTQPLKMVTELAALGSLYDTLRGRQFEYPLLRLWLFATQITSGMDYLETRRFIHRDLAARNVLLASREMVKIGDFGLMRGLSHEEDHYVMSAHRRIPFAWCAPESLRVGSFSHSSDVWMFGVTLWEMFTYCEEPWFGLSGRQILFRVEREGERLEKPPDCPQELYAVMRKCWACNPADRPSFSQLCTLVAEAKPMEGQATRDFAEPRKLALAANDLVTMVDHGLELSEWRGQNQRTLTVGWFPAGLVMPTLPSAPNTSNNSGPNPAPSTVYISPPLKGSLQHTGHGDIKPERCWGAPNSIDEGDYRPHPAKAKDGSNLQKMTGMSRSLESVLSGHRPRAHTVGAVCRVDQQGRLMPPVITAGSMVMQDPRRFSEASIAPPPRPPPPNPKRLNMKPQRRPTIHPMPGSPWPPHPIHVGPPLAPFPLPQPQAHHPPPQGAGGSNLAKMTHMARSTPQLEDYTDNRERDRERDRVRDKSPQVHNMRDSLIAQVMEAVHGVTIDEVHTALQRSDWNPVRAEQQLKLDQLYSLSLCSKEDCLRILSRYQWNLQLASRYLIRWSRDSGSGSGERERPASTERRV, from the exons ATGCTGATGGACCAGGACACTCAGTGGCTGTACCAACTCCTGGCCGAGGTCCAGTTGGAGAAGTTCTACCTGCGCGTCAGAGATGGCCTCAACATCACCCGCAGCGAGCACTTCAACTACGTCAAGGAGTCGGACCTGGAGCAGATAGGAATCAGCAAACCTG cACAAAGAAGATTATGGGAAGCTCTGAAACGCTACAAGACAAATTCACGAGGACGACCATGGATGCCAAAG GTGTCAGGCGGTCGAGGTCCGGATGGAGGGGAGCAGCTGAGCGGGGGCGCCGTGGCTCAAGCTCAGGATGGTGTTAGCCGCGCTCTTCCATGTCTGATCCAGGACAGTGAGCTGGTTCTGGGAGAGAAGCTGGGCTCCGGGTCCTTCGGGGTGGTGAAGAAAGGAGAATGGCACACATCCACTGGGAAAGTG tTGCCTGTAGCAGTAAAGTCACTGAGGAGCAGCATGTCGAAGCAGACGGACACACTGAAGGACTTCCTCCAAGAGGTGACCACCATGCAGTCACTGGACCACCCCAACATCATCCGACTTTACGGTGTGGTGCTCACACAGCCCCTCAAGATG GTGACAGAGCTTGCTGCCTTGGGCTCGTTATACGACACTCTGCGCGGACGTCAGTTTGAGTACCCTCTGCTCCGCCTGTGGCTCTTTGCTACCCAGATCACGTCTGGTATGGACTACCTGGAGACCAGGAGGTTCATCCACAGGGACCTGGCTGCGAGAAACGTCTTGCTCGCATCCAGGGAGATGGTGAAGATCGGGGACTTTGGCCTGATGAGAGGCCTGAGCCATGAGGAGGACCACTATGTGATGTCAGCACACAGAAGGATCCCGTTTGCATG GTGTGCTCCAGAGAGTCTTCGTGTCGGCTCATTCTCCCACTCCTCAGACGTGTGGATGTTTGGCGTTACCCTGTGGGAGATGTTTACCTACTGCGAGGAGCCATGGTTCGGTCTTTCAGGCAGACAG ATTTTGTTTCGTGTGGAGCGGGAGGGCGAGCGCCTGGAGAAACCGCCGGATTGCCCCCAGGAATTGTACGCCGTGATGAGGAAGTGCTGGGCGTGCAATCCTGCTGACAGACCCAGCTTCTCCCAGCTCtgcacactggtggctgag GCTAAACCAATGGAGGGACAAGCCACAAGAGACTTTGCTGAACCCAGGAAACTTGCACTTGCAGCCAATGACCTTGTGACTATGGTTGACCACGG ACTGGAGCTGAGTGAGTGGAGGGGCCAGAACCAGAGGACACTGACAGTCGGCTGGTTTCCCGCGGGCCTCGTCATGCCGACACTCCCTTCTGCTCCGAACACTTCCAACAACTCCGGGCCCAACCCGGCTCCCAGTACAGTTTACATCTCGCCCCCGCTGAAGGGCAGCCTGCAGCACACCGGGCACGGAGACATCAAACCTGAGCGCTGCTGGGGAGCACCTAACAGCATTGACGA GGGAGACTATAGACCGCACCCTGCCAAGGCGAAGGACGGCTCCAATCTGCAGAAAATGACAG GTATGTCTCGGAGCCTGGAGTCAGTTTTGAGCGGACACCGGCCCCGGGCTCACACGGTTGGGGCAGTGTGCAGAGTGGATCAGCAAGGCAGACTCATGCCGCCTGTGATAACAGCTGGCAGTATGGTGATGCAAGACCCTCGCCGGTTCAGCGAGGCCAGTATCGCCCCGCCACCACGGCCGCCACCCCCCAACCCGAAACGCTTGAACATGAAACCCCAGAGGAGGCCCACAATCCACCCGATGCCGGGTAGTCCCTGGCCTCCACATCCTATCCATGTCGGGCCCCCTCTAGCGCCTTTTCCACTGCCTCAACCTCAAGCCCATCACCCACCTCCGCAGGGCGCTGGAGGATCCAACTTGGCTAAAATGACCCACATGGCACGCTCGACCCCACAGCTGGAGGACTACACGGACAACAGAGAAAGGGATCGAGAGAGGGATCGAGTCCGGGATAAGTCACCTCAAGTGCACAACATGAGAGACAGTCTCATCGCACAG GTGATGGAGGCAGTTCATGGAGTGACGATTGACGAGGTTCACACTGCACTTCAGCGTAGTGACTGGAACCCAGTGCGAGCTGAGCAACAACTCAAG cTCGATCAGCTGTACTCGCTGAGCCTCTGCTCCAAAGAGGACTGTCTGAGGATCCTCTCCAGGTACCAGTGGAACCTGCAGCTGGCCAGCCGCTATCTGATCCGATGGTCACGGGACAGCGGGAGTGGCTCTGGCGAGAGGGAGCGACCTGCTAGCACGGAAAGACGAGTCTGA